The Nocardia sp. NBC_01503 sequence GATTGCCTCCGCTGCGCTGCGGCGGTTCGTGGCCCTGTGACCCCGGTTCTTCCCTCCTTCCGCTCCTCCGCTGCGCTCCCCCGCTCCACTCAGTCCAGAACCGGGGGCGGGCCGCGAACTTGGGGGTGGGGCTGGACTTCGACTCGAACTCGGCACAGTTACATTGCAGTGCAATGGCTTCCGTGGTTCGCGAGCTCGTCGCTGCCGTACCGTCGGAGGGCATGAGTGAGCTGAACGAAGAGCGGAGCGGCCCGGCGGATGTCCAGTCCTACCTCAGCTATGAGGAGTTCGGTCGCCGGTTCCTGGAGTACGCGGCCTCGCCGGAGCGCATAGCGGGGGCTTTCGAGAAACTCACCGGTGAAGCCTTCGAATTCGGTCCGATCGGGGTGGGGCCGGGGCGTATCGCGAAACTCTCGGCGGCCGTGCGCCTGGGCCAGCCACGGTTGAATCGTGAACCGCAGGACTACATTTCGTACGATCTGGTGATTCCGCTCGATGTCGATCTGCTCATCGACCTGTCGGTGGATCGCTATCCGTTCCATGTGGACGGCACCATCCACCTGCACCTCACCGTGCGCACCGCCGAACCGCTGCGGGTCCTGATCGAAATCGACGAGCCGCAACCGAGCAATGTGCGCATCAATGTGGCGAGCGCGTCCCGGCGCGGGGAGCTGCTGCGCATTCTGGCCAGCGTCGATCATGAGATCCGGCGCTTCGTCTCGCGCTATATCGCCGCCGAGATCTGCAAGCCGAATATCCAGGCCGCCACCGATATCGATGTGGCGGCACGGCTGGACGCGGCCTGGCGACTATGAACCTCTAGAGCTTGCGCAGTCGCAATCTGTTGATGGCGTGGTCGGCGTCCTTGCGCAGCACCAGCGTCGCGCGCGGGCGGGTCGGCAGGATGTTGTCCACCAGATTCGGGCGGTTGGTGTTGTTCCAGATCTCCTTGGCCGCACTGGTGGCCTCGGAGTCGTTGAAGCGTGCGTAGTGGTGGAAGTGCGAATTCGGGTTGGCGAAGGCGGTTTCGCGCAGCGACAGGAAGCGTTGCACGTACCAGTTCTCGATATCCTCGATCCGCGCGTCCACGTAGACGGAGAAGTCGAACAGATCCGAGACCATCAGCCGCGGTCCGGTCTGCAGTACGTTCAGGCCCTCGACGATCAGGATGTCGGGCTGGCGCACACAGTGGAATTCGCCCGGCACGATGTCGTAGGCGATATGCGAGTAGACCGGCGCGCACACCTCGGTCGCACCGGATTTCACCTCGGTGACGAAGCGCAGCAGCTTGCGGCGGTCGTACGACTCCGGGAAGCCCTTGCGATGCATGATGCCGCGCCGGGTGAGTTCGGCTGTCGGGTACAGGAATCCGTCGGTGGTGACCAGATCCACCCGCGGATGGTGATCCCAGCGCGCCAGCAGCGCCTGCAGTACGCGGGCGGTGGTGGATTTGCCGACCGCCACCGAGCCCGCCACGCCGATCACATACGGCACCTGGCGATCGGGATGGGTCTCGCCGAGGAAGGTCGCGGTCGCGGCGAACAACCGCTGTTTGGCGGCGACCTGGAGATGGATCAGACGGGCGAGCGGCAGGTAGACCTCGGCGACCTCCTCGAGGTCGATCTGCTCGCCCAGGCCGCGCAGGCCGGTCAGCTCTTCCTCGGTGAGCACCAGGGGAGTCGACTTACGCAGTGTGCGCCACTGCTTCCGGTCGAATTCCACATAGGGACTCGGCTCGCTCATCCGTGCCATTTATCCACGTCCCAGGATCGGCCGACAACGCATAGCCGAATTGTGCTCGGGTCCAACAAGCCGGTGAACACCAGGTGTTGCTACTGGCCGGTAACCCCAGTGAGATATGCCATAGCGAGCGTCCCGTCCGCGACACCGGAAGCCGCGCAATCCAATACAGTCGCCTGTTATGGCAGCGCATCCACTCGTCACCGAATACCTCCGCCTCGGCCTGGCTTTCGACCGGTTGGAGGACGGTTTCGTCGATGCCTACACCGGTGATCCGGCGCTGCGCCGGGAGATCGAGAACGCGCCCGCACCGCAGCCGCGCGAGCTCGCCAACAAGGCCGCCGCACTGTTGAAGGAGCTGCCCGAGGCGGGGCTCACGCCCGAGCGCACCGAATTCCTGGACGCGCACCTGCGCGCACTGGAGTGCTCCGGCCGCAAATTCGCGGGCGACGACATCTCCTTCATCGATGAGGTGCGCGCCTACTTCGATGTCGATATCGCGCCCGGGGATGAGGACGACTACCGCGAGGCGCACCGGCGGTTGGACGAGGCCCTGCCCGGCGAGGGTGCGCTCTTCGATCGCATCACCGCGCACCGCCGCGGCGATGAGATTCCGCCCGAACGACTCCAGGAATGCGTGGACGCCTTCTCCAGCGCACTGCGCGAACTGGTCCGCGAACGCTATCCGCTGCCCGATCACGAACGGGTGGAGTACGAAGTGGTGGGCGATAAGCCGTGGTCCGGCTTCAATTACTACCTGGGGAACTATCAGTCCCGGGTGGCCATCAACTCCGATCTCAAACAGCATCTCTCGCAGCTGCCGCATCTGATCGCGCACGAGTCGTATCCGGGGCATCACACCGAGCACTGCCGCAAGGAGGCCGGACTCGTCGCGGCCGGGCAGGACGAGCAGACGCTCTTCGTGGTGAACACCCCGCAGTGCCTGATGGCCGAGGGCCTGGCGGATCTGGCGCTGAAGTCGATCGTCGGTCCGGGCTGGGGTCGCTGGGCGCAGGACATCTACGCCGATCTGGGACTGCGCTTCGATGGTGAACGCGCGGAACGGATTTCGACCGCCTCGGCGAAACTGCTGGGCGTGCGCCAGGATGCGGCGCTACTGCTGCACGATCGAGGGCGCGGTGTCGATGAGGTCGCGGAGTTCCTGCGGCGCTGGAGTCTGGTGACGCCGGATCGGGCACGGCAGTCGCTGCGTTTTCTGTCTTCGCCGCTGTGGCGGGCCTACATCTCCACCTATGTGGAGGGGTATCGCCTACTCGGCGGCTGGCTGGAACAGGCGGCCGATGCGGCGGAGCGATCCGAGCGTTTCCGCCGCCTATTGGACGAACCCCTCACACCCGGCGCGATTCGCCGAATGTGAGGGGACTCCCCGCCAGTGTTCCGGGGGTGCTTACGCGCCCCACCCTGCACAAGCGGCGCCGCCGCTGGACATGGTGCACATGGACTTCAGCAGTGCGAAGAGCATGTCCTGGATACCGCCGCCTGCGATGTTGTACAGCATTCTGAACCTCGAAAATTCTGTTGGGCCAATGACACTGGCGCAGTTCGGCCAGCGATGCGCAACAATACCGAGATTTATCGCTCCGCCATAGCGTGAATTTGTGACGCTGTCTACAGTTCCGGGCAAACCGCCCGCTTTCCCTGGACAGATCACGTCCCGCCCCTATTTTTCGGGGCATCGGACATGATGCGCTCGTGATGCGTGTGCTCGGAGATTTCGCGTGCGGGATAAGCTGGGCGCACCGCGACTGGCGCACTCGAGGTGGAAGTAACCACCGGGAAGCACCGAAGTCCCGCACCGCGCGCCTGGGTGCTGGGCGAGAGGACTTTCGGTACCCCCGAGAGCTCTCCGAGCACGGAGGTTGCGATGGATCAGCACCCGGTTATCGACACACCACAGAACCCCCTGGCCGACACTCCGACCACGGCCAATAGACTCGGCGCCGTGACGCAGACGACCTCCTCTGTCAATTCCCAGTCCCTCGCTGAGCTCGATCCCGAGGTCGCTGCCGCGATGGGCGGCGAACTCGCCCGCCAGCGCGACACCCTCGAGATGATCGCCTCGGAGAACTTCGTGCCGCGCGCGGTCCTGCAGGCGCAGGGCAGCGTGCTCACCAACAAGTACGCCGAGGGCTACCCGGGCCGCCGCTACTACGGCGGCTGCGAGAACGTCGACATCGTCGAGGATCTCGCCCGCGCCCGCGTCACCGAACTCTTCGGGGCGGAGTATGCGAACGTGCAGCCGCACTCGGGTGCGCAGGCCAATGCCGCGGTGCTGATGGCGCTGATGAGCCCGGGCGAGAAGCTGCTCGGCCTGGATCTCGCGCACGGCGGTCACCTCACGCACGGTATGCGCCTGAACTTCTCGGGCAAGCTGTACGAGGTGCACGCCTACGGCGTCTCCAAGGAAGATCACCGCGTCGATATGGACGAGGTGCGCAAGATCGCCCGGGAGACCCGACCGAAGGTGATCGTCGCCGGATGGTCGGCGTACCCGCGGCAGCTGGATTTCGCGGCCTTCCGCGAGATCGCCGATGAGGTCGGCGCGTACCTGTGGGTCGATATGGCGCACTTCGCCGGTCTGGTCGCCGCGGGTCTGCACCCGTCGCCGGTCCCGCACGCCGATGTCGTGTCCTCCACCGTGCACAAGACCCTCGGTGGTCCGCGCTCGGGTCTGATCCTGGCCAAGCAGGAGTTCGCCAAGAAACTGAACTCGGCGGTGTTCCCGGGTCAGCAGGGCGGACCGCTCATGCATGCCATTGCGGCCAAGGCGGTTTCGTTCAAGATCGCCGGCACCCCGGAGTTCAAGGAGCGCCAGGAGCGCACCCTGTCCGGCGCCAAGATTCTCGCCGAGCGCCTCACCGCCGCCGACTGCACCGCCAAGGGCATCAATGTGCTCACCGGCGGCACCGATGTGCACCTGGTCCTGGTCGATCTGCGCAACTCGCAGCTCGACGGTCAGCAGGGCGAGGATCTGCTGCACGAAATCGGAATCACCGTGAACCGCAATGCCGTTCCGTTCGACCCGCGCCCGCCGATGGTCACCTCCGGCCTGCGTATCGGCACCCCGGCGCTGGCCACCCGCGGCTTCGGTGACACCGAATTCGCCGAGGTCGCCGAGATCATCGCCGCCGCCCTCACCGGCTCCGCCGACCTGGATTCGCTGCGCCAGCGCGTCTCCAAGCTGGCCCAGGACTTCCCCCTCTACGAGGGCCTGGAGGACTGGCGCCTGCTCGGCTGATACTCAGCCACAAACGAATAGGGCCCGCTGCGAACGAAAGTCGCGGCGGGCCTTTCGCTTTGAGGCCGCCGGATCTGGCGGGCGGCGCATCCCTCCGGTGGACGGCACCCTCATGGTGGGCGGGTAACGAGGGAGGTGGCTCAGTTGGCCTGCGGTGGGCGCGGGCGGGGGAGGTGGCTCAGTTGGTCTGCGGTGGGCGCGGGCGGGGGAGGTCGTCGCGCCTGATCGGCCAATAGCTCTTCGGGCCGCCGGTCAACGCCGGCGCGTCGGTATTGATCACCGTGAGCAGCCATTGCGGGCGCGGGTTCACCCAATAGCGTTCCTTGGCACCGGCTTTCAGCTTCACCGTCGGCACCGTCTCATTGCCGTCGGCGACCGTGCGGACGAATGCGGCCGCCTCCGGGTCATCCCAGATATCGACCTCGCGGTAGATGATCCCATTGCGATTGAGCACCCGGCGCAGGCGTGCGCAGAACGGGCAGCCCGGGCGGCGGTAGACGACCAGTTCCGGCGTGGTCTCAGCGGTCATGTCCGGAGTTTAGAGGCGAAAGGGATTGCCCGCGAACACCATCGCCGTCTTCTATGATTCGAGGCGGATCGGAGGTCGATATGGCGACCACAGTGCTGATACTGGGCTTGAAGGCGACCGTCGTGGACGATGTGCGCGAGCGGCTGGATATTCCCGATATCGAGATACGCTCGGGCCTCGGCCTCGAGGATATGAAGGCGGTCTTCGCCGAGACGAAGGTCGATCATGTCCTGATGGGCGCGGGACTGGAGCTCGAGCTACGCCTCGGCATCGTCCGCGCCGTCTTCGAGATGAGCGATACGACGACCGTGCATATGAAGGACAAAGGGTCCGGGTCGGAAGGCTTCGGCCCCTTCGTGCAGGCCGTTCTCACCGGCCTGCACGGCATCTCGTAGCTTCGACTACGAGGAGCGTTTGCTCAGGTAGTCGATGTACATCGGCCGCAGCACCTCGCCGATCTCACCCTCGCCGGCGTGCACGTAGTCGTCCAGCATGGGCAGGACGTACTTGATATCGGCCTCGCTCTCGCCGATATCGCCCGCGGCGGCCTCGGCGGCCGGAATCGACTTGAGCAGCTCCCAGAGGAACTTCACATCACCGTGGCGAACCGCCAGCTTCACGGCTTTGTCATGCAAATCCTTGGTGGAGAGTGCCTCGAGATCCTGGGTATCGGCCATGAAAAAGACTGTAATGGACCGATGGCACAGCAACCGAGGTACCGGGTCAAGCGCGTGTACGACGCGCCCGCGGCCGACGACGGCCGCCGGGTGCTGGTGGATCGACTCTGGCCGCGCGGCATCAGCAAACAGCAGGCGGCCATCGACGAATGGGCCAGGGATGTGACGCCCTCGAATGAGCTGCGGAGGTGGTATCACGCCGACCCGCAGGCACGACGCGCCGAGTTCGAGACACGGTATCGACTTGAACTCGCCGCCGACGCGCCGCAGCAAGCTTTGGCGCGATTGCGCCGTGCGGCCGCCGCGGAGCCATTGACGCTGGTAACAGCGGTGAAAGACCCGGAGCGAAGCCATGTCCCGGTACTCCTGGGCGAATTGGACGAAACGCCCACAGGGGGTACGCGTTAACGAGTTCTTCACCAATGTGCCTGCCAGTCGGGAAGCCGGATCGCGATTTCGGCGGTAGCGTCGGGAGTGCGGGCCGCGTAGGTGTGGTTCGTACGGGAGGTCCTGATCGTGACTGAGCAACTCAGTGCGAGGGGGCCGGTACCCGGCCCTCGGGTCGTACGACCC is a genomic window containing:
- a CDS encoding DUF885 domain-containing protein, which produces MAAHPLVTEYLRLGLAFDRLEDGFVDAYTGDPALRREIENAPAPQPRELANKAAALLKELPEAGLTPERTEFLDAHLRALECSGRKFAGDDISFIDEVRAYFDVDIAPGDEDDYREAHRRLDEALPGEGALFDRITAHRRGDEIPPERLQECVDAFSSALRELVRERYPLPDHERVEYEVVGDKPWSGFNYYLGNYQSRVAINSDLKQHLSQLPHLIAHESYPGHHTEHCRKEAGLVAAGQDEQTLFVVNTPQCLMAEGLADLALKSIVGPGWGRWAQDIYADLGLRFDGERAERISTASAKLLGVRQDAALLLHDRGRGVDEVAEFLRRWSLVTPDRARQSLRFLSSPLWRAYISTYVEGYRLLGGWLEQAADAAERSERFRRLLDEPLTPGAIRRM
- a CDS encoding glutaredoxin domain-containing protein, with the translated sequence MTAETTPELVVYRRPGCPFCARLRRVLNRNGIIYREVDIWDDPEAAAFVRTVADGNETVPTVKLKAGAKERYWVNPRPQWLLTVINTDAPALTGGPKSYWPIRRDDLPRPRPPQTN
- a CDS encoding DUF488 domain-containing protein yields the protein MAQQPRYRVKRVYDAPAADDGRRVLVDRLWPRGISKQQAAIDEWARDVTPSNELRRWYHADPQARRAEFETRYRLELAADAPQQALARLRRAAAAEPLTLVTAVKDPERSHVPVLLGELDETPTGGTR
- the glyA gene encoding serine hydroxymethyltransferase, whose amino-acid sequence is MTQTTSSVNSQSLAELDPEVAAAMGGELARQRDTLEMIASENFVPRAVLQAQGSVLTNKYAEGYPGRRYYGGCENVDIVEDLARARVTELFGAEYANVQPHSGAQANAAVLMALMSPGEKLLGLDLAHGGHLTHGMRLNFSGKLYEVHAYGVSKEDHRVDMDEVRKIARETRPKVIVAGWSAYPRQLDFAAFREIADEVGAYLWVDMAHFAGLVAAGLHPSPVPHADVVSSTVHKTLGGPRSGLILAKQEFAKKLNSAVFPGQQGGPLMHAIAAKAVSFKIAGTPEFKERQERTLSGAKILAERLTAADCTAKGINVLTGGTDVHLVLVDLRNSQLDGQQGEDLLHEIGITVNRNAVPFDPRPPMVTSGLRIGTPALATRGFGDTEFAEVAEIIAAALTGSADLDSLRQRVSKLAQDFPLYEGLEDWRLLG
- the coaA gene encoding type I pantothenate kinase — translated: MARMSEPSPYVEFDRKQWRTLRKSTPLVLTEEELTGLRGLGEQIDLEEVAEVYLPLARLIHLQVAAKQRLFAATATFLGETHPDRQVPYVIGVAGSVAVGKSTTARVLQALLARWDHHPRVDLVTTDGFLYPTAELTRRGIMHRKGFPESYDRRKLLRFVTEVKSGATEVCAPVYSHIAYDIVPGEFHCVRQPDILIVEGLNVLQTGPRLMVSDLFDFSVYVDARIEDIENWYVQRFLSLRETAFANPNSHFHHYARFNDSEATSAAKEIWNNTNRPNLVDNILPTRPRATLVLRKDADHAINRLRLRKL